CGTGATGCTTGCGAGAAACCGAAGACGAAAAAGGGGTTTCACCGCAGAGACACAGAGTTCGCAGAGTTCGGAGTATATCTTGATCAATAAAGTTTTTACTCCGCGTTCTCAGCGGCTCTGCGGTGAGCTTTCCGAAAACCTGCGCGTGCTGCGCAAACGTTGAAGCTTAGTAATAGATAGAGTCCAGGAGATTTTGATGGCGCAAGAAACTTCGAGTCCAACTCAGTGGCAAGAACCCGACAAAGGGCAGAACGCCGGCATCGGCAGCTGGAACCGGCCCAACTCGCCATACGACAACTTCATGGAAAGCGAAGGGGTGCCGATTTACCGCGGCATCGGCGTCGAGCGCGTGCAAGAGCTGCCGTTCAAACCGTGGAAGCGGCTGGGCGGAAGAGGAACGTTTATTCAGCTCTACGGCACCGAAGGTTTGTGGGGCTGTTACGTCGTCGAGATTCCCGGCGCCGATGGGCTCAAGGCCGAGCGCCACATGTACGAAGAAATTTATTTGGTCGTCGAAGGGCGCGGCACCACCGAAGTGTGGGTCGACGGCTCGGCGCGCAAACATCAGTTCGAGTGGCAAACCGGTTCGCTCTTTTCGATTCCGATGAACGCTTGGCATCGCGTGGTCAACGCGCGCTCGACGCCCGCGGTGTTGCTGGCGGCGACCACGGCGCCGAACATGGTCAACCTGGTGCGCAACAGCGATTTCATCTTCAACTGCCCCTATGTTTTCAAAGACCGCTACAACGACGGCGAAGACTTCTTCAAGCCCAACGTCGATGTCGTGCCCGATCCGCTGCGCGGCCTGGCCATGAGCAAGACCAATCTGATTCCCGATGTCTTCAACAGCGAGTTGCAATTGGACAACCGCCGCTCGCCCGGCTACCGGCGCATGGAACCGCGCATGACCGAAAATGTTTTTTATCAATTCATCGGCGAGCATGAGAACGGCCGGTATTCGAAAGCCCACGCCCACGCGTCGGCCGCGGTCTTGGTCTGCATCAAGGGCAAAGGCTACACTTACACGTGGCCAGTGAAGTATGGTCTCACGCCGTGGAAAGACGGCCACGCCGACAAGATCATTCGCCAAGATTACGATCACGTCGGCATGGTCAGCGCAGCGCCGATGAGCGGCGACTGGTTCCATGCGCACTTCGGCGTGAGCAAAGAACCGATGCGCCTGTTGGGCTGGTATGGGCCGAATAATCACCGCGCGCAGCAACCCGGACGGCCCGGTGAAAAAGCCATCGACGAAGGCGCCATCGACGTACGCGACGGCGGCACGGCGATTCCTTACGACGAGGAAGATCCGTTTATCCGCGCGGAGTACGAAGAAATCCTAAAAAAAGAAGGCGTGACTTCGCGGGTGACGGATAGTTTGTTTCGGCGGACGTAGATTGGGATTGCGGTGTGACAAATCGACTAAATTGGGCTGTTTATGCTACTCTGACATTATTAGAATAGACGCCGGAAAATGACAGGGCGGTTAACGCTCCGTTGCGAAGCAATTAGGGAGGAACTTATGAAAGCGGTCAAGGTAGAAACCGACGGGTCGATTAAACTCCCTAAAGAAATGCTGCGGCTGTTCCCGACTTCGAGCGAGTTGGCGGTATGGACGGAAGGAGACATGATCGTTTTGAAGCGGTTACACCCGCTAAAGCCGTCGCGAATCGCCGAACGAATTCCAGAGAATGGGCCGTCACTTGCGGATATCGCGACTGAGGTACACGGCATGAGGCGCGAGACGCGGCGGCGGCGTGGCTAAAGTCCGAGTCGTGCTGGATACCAATGTCTATGTCTCAGCGCTGCTGTGGACCGGCATCCCGCACCGGCTGCTGCGCTTGGCGGAAGAAGGCGATCTGGCGTTAGTGACCTCTCCATCGATTCTGGAAGAGTTACGCGATGTGCTGCGGCGTCCGAAATTCAGACTCAGGATCAGAACGTTGCAGACTTCCGTGGCGGAACTCATGGAATCGCTGTTGAGCGTGGTTGAGGTGATTCCCGATTCGGTGATGGAGCCGGTCATCAAGAGAGATCCAGACGACGATAAAATTCTCGCCTGTGCGGTGGCCGCACAGGCGCCGTGGCTTATTTCTGGAGACGATCATCTGCTGAGCCTAAAGCGGTACAATGGGATTTCAATCGTTACGCCGAGCCAATTTTTGCGTGCATGGAAGAGCGTCCAATAGGCTACCATCATCCAGAAAACATTAAGATCGGAACGATCTGAAATAAAAGTTCCAGCATAACACTTCGACTGTAGTGCTCGAACACTATCAGCGTGAACAAATAACTCTAGCGCCTGTTGGGCTGGTACAGCCCCAACAACCCGGCCGGCCGGGAGAAAAAGCCATCGACGAAGGCGCCATCGACGTGCGCGACGGCGGCACGGCGATCCCCTACGACGAGGAAGATCCGTTTATCCGCGCGGAGTATGAAGAAATCTTGAAGCGAGAAGGCGTGACTTCGCGGATGACGGGTAGTTTGTTTCGGCGGAAGTAGAGCCGGTTGTCGATGCTGCGAACGAACTACCCTGGCGTTCGTCTGAGGATTGGCACAATGACAAGCCGTAGGGGAATCGCAGTCTCAATCGCCGACGCGTGGTCAATACGATGGTTTCCTCAACACACTTATACAAATTGAGTTTGATGGTTATGTTGACGCGTCATCGTAACTGAGTTACCGTTCCTTGCATGAGCACCTTACCTACCCGTGCAAAGCGCCTTGCCGGCGGCCGGCCGCGTACCAGCGATCTGAGCCGCGCTGAACAGTTGCGCCACGCCAAACGCGCGCAGCGCGCCCGTGAAGGAGATGCCGGTCAGACGGAGGCCCGGATCAAGTTACCCAAGGTGTTGGCTCAACGCCTATCGTTCGCGTCACGGCAACCGGGATTCGTCGCCGTGCTGACCGAACTCCTGGATTCCGAAACGATCGAAGTAGGACGCTACCCGCAGCTCAAATTTTTGTGCTGGAATCGGCGCAATCATTTTCTCACTGCTCACGACGCGTGGAGTCTGTACGAGCGCAATTGGCGTTTTGTCGAACCGAATCGACTTGAGACGTCGGAGCGTCAGTTGATCGAGACGCTCTCTGCGCGCTTCGGCGGCGGGATCATGCATGGCTGAGTATCGGCGTCCACGCCACCGTAAGGTCGCGCGTGTTCTTGACGCCCTCGACGCGGCGGTCCTGGCACGAACCCATTGCTGTTTCGGCGGCGGCACGCGCATCGCGCTGGAACTTGACGAATTTCGCGAGTCGGAAGACATAGATTTCATTTGTTCCGACCTTGTCGGCTATCGCACTCTACGTGCCACTGTTGAAAATCGCTCGCTCGGGATTCTGCGGCCGAAATTACCAGCGGGCGTGTCGTTACTTCGCGACGTGCGCGCAGATCAATACGGTATTCGTACCGTGTTCGGCGTCGATGGCGAGCCGGTGAAGTTCGAAAT
The sequence above is a segment of the Deltaproteobacteria bacterium genome. Coding sequences within it:
- a CDS encoding cupin domain-containing protein yields the protein MAQETSSPTQWQEPDKGQNAGIGSWNRPNSPYDNFMESEGVPIYRGIGVERVQELPFKPWKRLGGRGTFIQLYGTEGLWGCYVVEIPGADGLKAERHMYEEIYLVVEGRGTTEVWVDGSARKHQFEWQTGSLFSIPMNAWHRVVNARSTPAVLLAATTAPNMVNLVRNSDFIFNCPYVFKDRYNDGEDFFKPNVDVVPDPLRGLAMSKTNLIPDVFNSELQLDNRRSPGYRRMEPRMTENVFYQFIGEHENGRYSKAHAHASAAVLVCIKGKGYTYTWPVKYGLTPWKDGHADKIIRQDYDHVGMVSAAPMSGDWFHAHFGVSKEPMRLLGWYGPNNHRAQQPGRPGEKAIDEGAIDVRDGGTAIPYDEEDPFIRAEYEEILKKEGVTSRVTDSLFRRT
- a CDS encoding putative toxin-antitoxin system toxin component, PIN family, yielding MAKVRVVLDTNVYVSALLWTGIPHRLLRLAEEGDLALVTSPSILEELRDVLRRPKFRLRIRTLQTSVAELMESLLSVVEVIPDSVMEPVIKRDPDDDKILACAVAAQAPWLISGDDHLLSLKRYNGISIVTPSQFLRAWKSVQ